From the genome of Xylocopilactobacillus apis:
TTCAGCCTATTAGTGAGATAGCTGAGATTTTGCAAGATCATCCTCAGATTGTTTTTCATGTTGATGCTGTTCAAGCGGTTGGCAAAAATCTAGAAAAATTATATTCAAATCCTCGGATTGATTTTGCAACATTTTCTGGACATAAATTTCAAGGACCGCGAGGAGTAGGTTTTATTATTTATAATCCTGATCGACATTTAGAGCCGTTAATTAACGGAGGAGGTCAGGAGAAAAATTTAAGAAGCGGAACTGAAAATACTCCAGCTATCGCTGCAATGGTGAAAGCTTTCAGGATATCCTTAGAAGGCAGCATAGAAAATCATAAAAAGTATCAGAAAATGAAAAATATTTTACTTGATTTTTTAAAGGATGATCCAGATTTTTGTCTTGTTTCTAAAGATTCATCAATCTATACACCTTCGATAATTTCCTTTGCAGTTCTTGGAATTAAAGGAGAAACTGCCGTTCACTATTTAGAAAAGAAAAATATTTATATTTCGACAACGAGTGCTTGTTCATCGCAAAATAATAAACCTTCACATGTTTTAGCTTCAATGAATTTGCCGGATGAAGTTTTGAAAGGGGCGTTAAGGGTTAGTTTAGGATCTCAAAATATGTTAAGTGAAATGCAAAGTTTTATAAATGCTTTGAAACAAATGAAAGAGGATATTAAGGTGATTAATTAATGCAATATAATGAATTGATGATCCGTTATGGTGAATTATCAACGAAAGGAAAAAATAGAGGACAATTTATTGAAAATCTCCGACGAGATATTAAAAGTAAATTAACTGATTTTTCAGTTGAAATTAAAACTACCCGTGACCACCTACATGTAATTCTTAATGATGAAGATCCAGATCCGATTATAAAAATTCTTAAAACCATTTTTGGAATTCAAAGTATTTGTAAAGTAGTACGGGTTGAATTAGATATTGAAAGAATTAAAGAAGCCTCTGTTTTTGTGATAAATAATTTCAGTCATGAAGCAAAAACTTTTAAAGTTCGAACGAAGAGATCCAATAAAGATTTTTCTTACGGAACATTTGAGATTAATAATTTAATTGGCGACTTGATTTTAGAAACACATCCTTATTTAACAGTGAATGTTCATGACCCTGATATTGAGTTGACAATTGAAATTAGAGGTGATGCAGCATACTTGTATAGTGAGGTAATTGCAGGAGCCCATGGGATGCCGGCCGGAACTGCGGGATTAGTTCACGTGATGCTTTCAGGTGGGATTGATTCTCCAGTAGCAGCTTATTTAGCCTTAAAAAGAGGAATGCGGGTTGAAATGATTCACTTCTTTTCTCCACCGTATACCTCGGAGCAGGCACTAGCAAAAAGTAAAGAATTAACAAAAAAGTTAATTCCCTTTACTGGAGCAAATGGGATTCAGTTTATCGCAGTACCTTTTGCTGCAATTCAGGAAGAAATTAGGAAGAAAGTTCCTGAAGGCTATTTAATGACAATTCAGCGTCGTATGATGCTAAGATTAGCTGATTTGGTTAGAAGACAAAGAAATGGATTAGCAATTGTTAACGGAGAGTCTGTTGGACAGGTGGCCTCGCAAACCTTAGAGAGTATGATGGCAATTAATGATGTGACAACAACTCCGATATTACGTCCTTTAGTGTCTTTTGATAAAAATGAAATTATTTCTATTGCCAAAAAAATTGATACTTTTGATTTATCAATTATGCCATTTGAGGATTGCTGTACGATTTTTGCTCCTCCTCAGCCAAAAACTAGACCGCATTTAGATCAAGCAAGAAATTATGAAAAATTATTAGATGTTGAGCAGTTGATTGATGATGCTTTAAATAATATTCAAATTACTAATATTAAAATAGATCAAAACTATCTAAATAATGAAAAAGAAGAAATATTAAATCTTTTATAATAGTTTTTAATAATTTTATTGATTTAAATTATAGGTAATTTGGTAAATGGATTAGATTTTTTGTTTTAATTATTTGCTTTGCGTAATTTTTTTATATAGGAATAAAAAAGGAGCGTAAAGCAAATGGATTCATTAAGAACTTTTGAAATTTATGATCAAATTAAAAATTTTGGAATTTCAACAATTACAACAGAAGATCTACTTTCAATAATTATTCGTTCTGATTCGAGAGAAGATGATGAAGTAAGTGATGACTTTGATTTGAGAGATTTAGCATTTTTAAATTTCAAGGAATTAAAAGATAAGACCGGTATTTGTGATAATACAATCTATAAATTATTATGTTCAGTAGAATTAGGCAATCGTGTTTTTAAAAGCTGCCGTTTGAGGTATGGACAATTAACAACTAGTAAGGAAGCCGGAGAGATATCTCTTAGTTTTTTCAATAATATTTATCAGGAATGTTTGGTTGGCTTTTTTCTAGATGTTAATAGAAAACTGATCAAGAGTGAAATAATCTTTAAAGGAACCCTTGATGCTAGTATTGCATGTCCAAGAGAAATTTTAGAATTTGCCTTAAAATATCATGCGCATAGTTTTATTTTGGCTCATAATCATCCAAGTGGGGAATGTAGTATATCTCCTGAAGATATTCGTTTTACTAAAAAAATGAATAGAGCTGCCCGAATTGTAGGAATTGAATTTACGGATCATCTAATTATAGGGACTGAACGCTATTTGTCCTTGCAAGAAGAAAATTTATTTAGTTAGGGTTGAAAAAAATGTTTAATTTTGGTGTTAAATACCTTTCAGTTGATCTGGGACAAGTCAATACAACTATTAAGTACGACCAGACAGATAACTTGGTAAAAGAGCCAACTATTGTGGCTTTTGATGTTATAAAAAAGGATTATATTTCATTTGGAATAAATGCAGAGCAACTTGTGGGACGGTTTCCAACTAGTAAATTAATTGTTAGACCTTTTAAGAATGGGAAGATTGTAAATTATAATGCAATGCTATATTTTGTAAAAAGTCTTTTGATGAAATTTGGACCACTAGATCGGCTTAATGTTTTGATTTCTATCCCTAATTTTCCTAATTTTAGAACCAAAGAGCGTTTCAAACATGAATTAATGGCAATGGGTGTTAGAAATGTGACTGTTGAGGATAAAATTATAACAAATACTGTTTATTTAAGAAAAAAAGAAAAGTTATCGGTTAGTCATTATTTATTGATAGATATTGGGAGTAATCTTACAAGTTTTGCCAATTTTTCTGACCAAAAATTAAAAGTAAGATTGTTCAGACAAGGAATTAATAGTTTTAATCAACTAGTAAAGAAGGAATTTATTGAAAAATTTGGAGTAATTTTAAGTAATAATACTGTAGAATATCTAAAAAGTAATTTTTTTATGAATTCATCCGATTATGATGGCAATCGTAATTTAAAAATTAAAGGAATTGAATCGAAGACAGGGTTGCCAATATATTTAAATATTTCTAATAAAATTATTGAGCAAATTACGAATAAAACGATGGATAGGTTTAGTAAAGAAATAAAAAAATTTATAAAAATACTTCCAGAATCAATTCAAAATCATATAATAAGACAAGGAATTATTTTGACTGGTGACAGTTCCTTGCTTAATAACCTATCGTTAGCAGTAAAAGAAAAAACCGGGTTAACGGTTTTAATACCTCCCAATCCAGCTGATAGCGCAGCAATTGGTGGCTGGGATAAATTAATTGAGTTAAGCCATGGATAATAGAAAAGAAAAAAGAGCAAATGCCTAAATTTTTTTCCAATAAAAGATTAATTGTAATTTTAATATCATTTATTTTAGCAGCTTCATCGATTGTGTTTTCGATCCGAATCATTAACTATTCTAAAACTCCACCTTATCTTTTAAAATTAACAAATGATGTCATTGGAGTGACGAGCTATGTAGTTAATGAACCGGGAAAGTTAATTAACAATGGTTTTAAATTTCAAGGAGAATTGGTTTCAACGTATAGTGAAAATCAACGTTTGAAAAAAAAGATTGATGAACTTGAACAAAATGAAACTAAGCTTGCAGTTTTGACTAAGGAAAACAAAGAATTAAAGAAAGAACTCCAGTTAAATGCAACTTTATCTGATTATTCTCAAATAACGGCAGCAGTTATTTCTCGTTCTCCTTCTAACTGGCAGGATTTGGTTATAATTAATCGTGGAACGGTGAACGGAGTTAAGAAAAATATGCCTGTGATGTCTGGATCGGGAGTGATCGGAAGAGTTATTGAAGCGGCAGACTTTACTTCTAAAGTTGAATTAATATCTTCTAATAGTAAAGTTGCTAATCATTTTTCTGCCCAAATAACATCATCTAACGGAGATGTTATTAATGGTGTAATTACAGGATTTTCTCAGAGTGAAGACGCGTTGATTTTTGGTGATGTTTCTAAAGATAGTTCGATAAAAGTTGGAGATTCAGTAGTTACGTCAGGTTTGGGGGGATTGTTCCTAAAGGTCTTTTAATTGGAAAAGTTAATAAAGTTGAAAAAAAAGATTACGGACTATCAACAATGATTTATGTAAAATCGGCAACTGATATTAATGATTTTAGCGTGGTAACGGTAATTGATCGCACAGTTGGTGATTAAGGATGGATAGAAAATTATCTTTTAAAATTGGACTTTTTGCATTTATTGTTTTGTATATTTTGATTTTGATTGATGGATCAATCAGTTTTATTTCTCATTCAATTCCCTTTATTTTTTCAAGTCGGATTTCTTGGATGGGTGGGCTAATCGGATTAACTGTTTTAACTTTTGAAATTGATTTCAATTTTGTCTGGGTTGCTTTAGTAGTCGGAATTATTGAAGATATCTTTTACTCAGGAGTAATTGGTTTTTATGCAGTTTCCTTTGTGATTTCAGCATTATTCCTTAGATGGTTAGAAAATCATTTGCCGAATAATTTTATATATATTTTATCTTCCTTTTTTTTAACAATCACGTTATTTAGCTCAATTTATTATTTGC
Proteins encoded in this window:
- the mreC gene encoding rod shape-determining protein MreC, with amino-acid sequence MPKFFSNKRLIVILISFILAASSIVFSIRIINYSKTPPYLLKLTNDVIGVTSYVVNEPGKLINNGFKFQGELVSTYSENQRLKKKIDELEQNETKLAVLTKENKELKKELQLNATLSDYSQITAAVISRSPSNWQDLVIINRGTVNGVKKNMPVMSGSGVIGRVIEAADFTSKVELISSNSKVANHFSAQITSSNGDVINGVITGFSQSEDALIFGDVSKDSSIKVGDSVVTSGLGGLFLKVF
- the thiI gene encoding tRNA uracil 4-sulfurtransferase ThiI, with amino-acid sequence MQYNELMIRYGELSTKGKNRGQFIENLRRDIKSKLTDFSVEIKTTRDHLHVILNDEDPDPIIKILKTIFGIQSICKVVRVELDIERIKEASVFVINNFSHEAKTFKVRTKRSNKDFSYGTFEINNLIGDLILETHPYLTVNVHDPDIELTIEIRGDAAYLYSEVIAGAHGMPAGTAGLVHVMLSGGIDSPVAAYLALKRGMRVEMIHFFSPPYTSEQALAKSKELTKKLIPFTGANGIQFIAVPFAAIQEEIRKKVPEGYLMTIQRRMMLRLADLVRRQRNGLAIVNGESVGQVASQTLESMMAINDVTTTPILRPLVSFDKNEIISIAKKIDTFDLSIMPFEDCCTIFAPPQPKTRPHLDQARNYEKLLDVEQLIDDALNNIQITNIKIDQNYLNNEKEEILNLL
- a CDS encoding cysteine desulfurase family protein; amino-acid sequence: MIYFDNSATTPIAPEVLETYVTVSKKFFGNPSSLNKLGLEAAEVLKVSRQQLKDLLNLKTKEIIFTSGGSEGDNLVIKGVALARKISGNHIIVSSIEHAAVLEAVKQLEKYGFEITYLKPNKLGQIDPKKLAEAIRPNTTLISIMAVNNETGAIQPISEIAEILQDHPQIVFHVDAVQAVGKNLEKLYSNPRIDFATFSGHKFQGPRGVGFIIYNPDRHLEPLINGGGQEKNLRSGTENTPAIAAMVKAFRISLEGSIENHKKYQKMKNILLDFLKDDPDFCLVSKDSSIYTPSIISFAVLGIKGETAVHYLEKKNIYISTTSACSSQNNKPSHVLASMNLPDEVLKGALRVSLGSQNMLSEMQSFINALKQMKEDIKVIN
- a CDS encoding rod shape-determining protein is translated as MFNFGVKYLSVDLGQVNTTIKYDQTDNLVKEPTIVAFDVIKKDYISFGINAEQLVGRFPTSKLIVRPFKNGKIVNYNAMLYFVKSLLMKFGPLDRLNVLISIPNFPNFRTKERFKHELMAMGVRNVTVEDKIITNTVYLRKKEKLSVSHYLLIDIGSNLTSFANFSDQKLKVRLFRQGINSFNQLVKKEFIEKFGVILSNNTVEYLKSNFFMNSSDYDGNRNLKIKGIESKTGLPIYLNISNKIIEQITNKTMDRFSKEIKKFIKILPESIQNHIIRQGIILTGDSSLLNNLSLAVKEKTGLTVLIPPNPADSAAIGGWDKLIELSHG
- a CDS encoding JAB domain-containing protein, producing MDSLRTFEIYDQIKNFGISTITTEDLLSIIIRSDSREDDEVSDDFDLRDLAFLNFKELKDKTGICDNTIYKLLCSVELGNRVFKSCRLRYGQLTTSKEAGEISLSFFNNIYQECLVGFFLDVNRKLIKSEIIFKGTLDASIACPREILEFALKYHAHSFILAHNHPSGECSISPEDIRFTKKMNRAARIVGIEFTDHLIIGTERYLSLQEENLFS